ACCGGGCTATCCCCGTAGGAACGTGTTGGTGCTACACCCCAGGCCCTGGGTGGTTACAGTTAACAGTAAGCGGTACCCAGTATACCGTGGAAGCAGTGAATACCACGTCTTAGAGTAGCGAGGGCCACACCAGGGTCCAGCATTGGCGAGAGTAGGTGCTGCCACGAAGCGGGCTACTATCCTACACCGTGTAGAGGCTGAGATAAAAGAAATTCTAAGACGCTACAATGTGGAGAGTCTCGAGGAACTCGACAAGATGATAGCTCTCGGCGAGATAGACGAGACAGACGCGCTCGACGACCTTATACGGCTCGACCATCTGCTATGGCTTCGAGACCAGCTTCGGGGCAAGAGAAGCCGTTCCTAGCCGGTCCAAGACTGCCAGGGGCCCGGGGATTAGAGGGCACAGTCCCAGCCATCCCGGGGAGGGCTTCCTGTGAGCTTTCTGCGCACAAAGGCGAAGACCGTGTCGAGTAGCTCCAGGAGAGCATCGATCCGGTATCCACCTACGCCTTCGGGAGGAGTAAAGTCACATACATCATGGTCTCTACAGTGATGGAAATGATGCGGAAACGTGGAGACACGCTGCCGATGAGCTTCATGCGGGCTATTATCCCATCGATAGATACACCCATCGACGCCTCGACGGTCCAGTGTATCGCGTACCTTCCCTTCATCCTCTTGGAGAGCCAGACGTACATTGTACTTCCATCACGTAGCCTTATCTCTAGCCTCTCTGGCAGCGTTGTCTGACAGACTCCACCACATCGCCATAGCGTTCCCCGACTAGTCTTTCTAGCTTTACAAGCGCCTCTATTGCCGCGTATCCTGTATCGCTGCCCTCTGTGCCCGGGTTGTTAGACACTTCCTCCCCCATACTCTGCGTTATTATCTAGCCGGTTTCGGCATAGCCTATATAAGGCGTAGGACCTCTTGAGATTTGTAGCTGGAATTGGAGGTTTTCCTTACGCTCGGCTCCATGATTTGCCATATACACGGTACTACTGGGGCTTGAGCCGTCGATAACCCTGTTATCGTAGTATTGAAAAGGGGACCTCTGGTGGGCCTGGTCCCCAGGGGTAGCAGGCTCTTTCACGGGGGTGTATGATAGGCCTTGGCGTCTCGTAGCCTATACTTCCTAGTAGGCGTCGCAGTCATAGCGGTGCTCGTCGCCGCCTCCTACATGGCTGTACAGGATAGGAGCGGGGCAAAGCCAGCAGAGGGACCAGCACCTGCAGCAGCCCCGGCAGCCACGGCTACAACCATGGAGCATGGAGAACACATGGAGGAGAGCACCGAGCACACCGGCGCGGCAGCGCATACCGCTACGGCCACCGAGACCCGGCATGAATCCGGGCACATGGCCACAGAGGCCGAGACAGAGGCGGAGAAGGAGACCACGACAGCCACCGCCCAGGCGGGCGGCGGGAAGAAGCTAGTGGTCTACGTCTACGAGGACTTCATGGCGTGGGGCGAGGACCCCGAGCTATTCGACAAGCTCGTGGAGAACTTCACCAGGGAGACCGGGATAGTGGTAGAGCTGCGCCGGTTCGACGGAGCCCGCAACATGGTGACCCAGGTTATAGCCGAGAGCCGCGCCGGGATGGAGACAGCCGACGTAGTGGTAGGCGTGGACCCGGTGCTCCTCGTTGAGCTGAAGAGCCACGGCCTAGTGGAGTGCTACGCCTCGCCGCTCGCCGCCCGGGAGCTCGTGGAGGCCCTCGACCCCGAGGGCTGCGCCACCCCCGTGGACTACGGGCTGATAGCGCTGGTCTACGACCCGGGCCGGCTGAACGAGACCGAGAAGGCCATGTTGAGCGACGGCGTCACACTGGACGAGCTTGTCGCGCTAGCGCCGCGGATAGTGGCCGAGGACCCGACGCAGAGCAGCACGGGGCTCAACTTCCTCCTCTACACGATAGCTGTCTCCGAGCTGGAGGACCGGGACTGGCGGGACCTATGGCGGGCCATGAGGGATAACGGCCTCATGGTGGCGCCGAGCTGGGGCGACGCCTACGACGAGTTCTTCCGAGAGGGCAGCCCCAGGGCCATAGTGGTCAGCTACGGCACTGACCCCGCCTATAGCGCCTGGTACAACGCCCGAGAGGGCGGAGAGGAGAAGCCCAGCGTGGCCGCGACAGTGCTCACAGCCGGCGGCGAGAAGATAGGCTGGCTACAGGTGGAAGGCGCGGCTATAATCAAGGGCGCCCCCATGGAGGAGGCCCGGAGGTTCATCGACTGGCTGCTGAGCCGCGAAGTCCAGGAGGAGATACCGACCAGCCAGTGGATGCTCCCAG
The window above is part of the Pyrodictium abyssi genome. Proteins encoded here:
- a CDS encoding toxin-antitoxin system TumE family protein, whose translation is MALQEDEGKVRDTLDRRGVDGCIYRWDNSPHEAHRQRVSTFPHHFHHCRDHDVCDFTPPEGVGGYRIDALLELLDTVFAFVRRKLTGSPPRDGWDCAL
- a CDS encoding thiamine ABC transporter substrate-binding protein yields the protein MASRSLYFLVGVAVIAVLVAASYMAVQDRSGAKPAEGPAPAAAPAATATTMEHGEHMEESTEHTGAAAHTATATETRHESGHMATEAETEAEKETTTATAQAGGGKKLVVYVYEDFMAWGEDPELFDKLVENFTRETGIVVELRRFDGARNMVTQVIAESRAGMETADVVVGVDPVLLVELKSHGLVECYASPLAARELVEALDPEGCATPVDYGLIALVYDPGRLNETEKAMLSDGVTLDELVALAPRIVAEDPTQSSTGLNFLLYTIAVSELEDRDWRDLWRAMRDNGLMVAPSWGDAYDEFFREGSPRAIVVSYGTDPAYSAWYNAREGGEEKPSVAATVLTAGGEKIGWLQVEGAAIIKGAPMEEARRFIDWLLSREVQEEIPTSQWMLPASSDAGLPSFYRYALSVDSVDKLGNTLLPGSRVAGELEKWLRDWLGVMTG